Proteins from a single region of Streptomyces vinaceus:
- the rlmN gene encoding 23S rRNA (adenine(2503)-C(2))-methyltransferase RlmN — translation MAPRPVPGELTFVAPRGAKKPPRHLADLTPEERREAVAAIGEKPFRAKQLSQHYFARYAHDPAEWTDIPAGSREKLQQELLPELMNVVRHISCDDDTTRKTLWKLHDGTLVESVLMRYPDRVTMCISSQAGCGMNCPFCATGQAGLDRNLSTAEIVHQIVDGMRALRDGEVPGGPARLSNIVFMGMGEPLANYKRVVGAIRRLTDPEPDGLGLSQRGITVSTVGLVPAMLRFADEGFKCRLAVSLHAPDDELRDTLVPVNTRWKVREVLDAAWEYAEKSGRRISIEYALIRDINDQAWRGDLLGRLLKGKRVHVNLIPLNPTPGSKWTASRPEDEKAFVEAIARHGVPVTVRDTRGQEIDGACGQLAASER, via the coding sequence ATGGCCCCGCGTCCCGTCCCGGGAGAGCTCACCTTCGTCGCCCCTCGCGGAGCGAAGAAGCCGCCCCGGCATCTCGCCGACCTCACCCCCGAGGAGCGTCGCGAGGCGGTCGCCGCGATCGGCGAGAAGCCGTTCCGGGCCAAGCAGCTCTCGCAGCACTACTTCGCCCGGTACGCGCACGACCCGGCCGAGTGGACCGACATCCCGGCGGGCTCGCGCGAGAAGCTCCAGCAGGAGCTGCTGCCCGAGCTGATGAACGTCGTCCGGCACATCTCGTGCGACGACGACACCACGCGCAAGACCCTGTGGAAGCTGCACGACGGCACGCTCGTCGAGTCCGTGCTGATGCGCTACCCCGACCGGGTCACCATGTGCATCTCCTCGCAGGCCGGCTGCGGCATGAACTGCCCGTTCTGCGCCACCGGCCAGGCCGGCCTGGACCGCAACCTGTCCACGGCCGAGATCGTCCACCAGATCGTCGACGGCATGCGCGCGCTGCGCGACGGCGAGGTCCCCGGCGGCCCCGCCCGGCTGTCCAACATCGTCTTCATGGGCATGGGCGAGCCGCTGGCCAACTACAAGCGGGTCGTCGGCGCCATCCGCCGCCTCACCGACCCCGAGCCCGACGGCCTCGGACTGTCGCAGCGCGGCATCACCGTCTCCACCGTCGGCCTGGTCCCGGCGATGCTGCGCTTCGCCGACGAGGGCTTCAAGTGCCGCCTCGCGGTCTCGCTGCACGCGCCGGACGACGAGCTGCGCGACACCCTCGTCCCCGTGAACACCCGCTGGAAGGTCCGCGAGGTCCTGGACGCGGCCTGGGAGTACGCCGAGAAGTCCGGCCGCCGGATCTCCATCGAGTACGCCCTGATCCGCGACATCAACGACCAGGCCTGGCGCGGTGACCTCCTCGGCCGCCTGCTCAAGGGCAAGCGCGTCCACGTCAACCTGATCCCGCTGAACCCGACGCCGGGCTCGAAGTGGACCGCCTCGCGCCCCGAGGACGAGAAGGCCTTCGTCGAGGCCATCGCCCGCCACGGCGTGCCGGTGACCGTCCGGGACACCCGCGGCCAGGAGATCGACGGCGCGTGCGGCCAGCTGGCCGCCTCGGAGCGCTAG
- the frr gene encoding ribosome recycling factor codes for MIEEILLEAEEKMEKAVVVAKEDFAAIRTGRAHPAMFNKIVADYYGAITPINQLASFSVPEPRMAIVTPFDKSALRNIEQAIRDSDLGVNPSNDGNIIRVTFPELTQDRRKEYIKVARTKAEDSKVSIRAVRRKAKDSLDKLVKDKESGEDEVRRAEKELDDTTAKYVTQVDELLKHKEAELLEV; via the coding sequence GTGATCGAAGAAATCCTCCTCGAGGCCGAGGAGAAGATGGAGAAGGCCGTCGTCGTCGCCAAGGAAGACTTCGCGGCGATCCGCACCGGTCGTGCGCACCCGGCGATGTTCAACAAGATCGTGGCGGACTACTACGGCGCCATCACGCCCATCAACCAGCTCGCGTCCTTCTCGGTGCCCGAGCCGCGCATGGCGATCGTGACCCCGTTCGACAAGAGCGCCCTGCGCAACATCGAGCAGGCGATCCGGGACTCCGACCTGGGCGTCAACCCCAGCAACGACGGCAATATCATCCGGGTGACCTTCCCCGAGCTGACGCAGGACCGCCGCAAGGAGTACATCAAGGTCGCGCGCACCAAGGCCGAGGACTCCAAGGTCTCGATCCGCGCCGTCCGCCGCAAGGCGAAGGACTCCCTCGACAAGCTCGTCAAGGACAAGGAGTCCGGCGAGGACGAGGTGCGCCGCGCGGAGAAGGAGCTCGACGACACCACCGCGAAGTACGTCACGCAGGTCGACGAGCTGCTCAAGCACAAGGAAGCCGAGCTCCTCGAGGTCTGA
- the pyrH gene encoding UMP kinase, giving the protein MNQGVDPHTASDDKSDHDKKGRRFMLKLSGEAFSGGGGLGVDPDVVHAIAREIAAVVRDGAEIAVVIGGGNFFRGAELQQRGMDRARSDYMGMLGTVMNCLALQDFLEKEGIDSRVQTAITMGQVAEPYIPLRAVRHLEKGRVVIFGAGMGMPYFSTDTTAAQRALEIDAEALLMGKNGVDGVYDSDPKKNPDAVKFDALEYSEVLSRDLKVADATAITLCRDNKLPILVFELLAEGNIARAVKGEKIGTLVSDQGTRA; this is encoded by the coding sequence ATGAATCAGGGCGTGGACCCCCACACCGCTTCCGACGACAAGAGCGACCACGACAAGAAGGGCCGCCGCTTCATGCTGAAGCTGTCGGGCGAAGCCTTCTCCGGTGGTGGAGGACTGGGCGTCGACCCCGACGTCGTCCATGCCATCGCGCGCGAAATCGCCGCGGTGGTCCGTGACGGCGCGGAGATCGCCGTCGTGATCGGCGGCGGGAACTTCTTCCGCGGCGCCGAACTCCAGCAGCGCGGCATGGACCGTGCGCGGTCCGACTACATGGGCATGCTCGGCACCGTCATGAACTGCCTCGCCCTCCAGGACTTCCTGGAGAAGGAAGGCATCGACTCCCGTGTGCAGACCGCCATCACCATGGGTCAGGTCGCGGAGCCGTACATCCCGCTGCGCGCCGTACGGCACCTGGAGAAGGGACGCGTCGTGATCTTCGGCGCCGGCATGGGCATGCCGTACTTCTCCACCGACACCACGGCCGCCCAGCGGGCCCTGGAGATCGACGCCGAGGCCCTGCTCATGGGCAAGAACGGCGTCGACGGGGTCTACGACTCCGACCCGAAGAAGAACCCCGACGCGGTGAAGTTCGACGCGCTGGAGTACAGCGAGGTGCTGTCCCGCGACCTCAAGGTCGCCGACGCCACCGCCATCACTCTGTGCCGCGACAACAAGCTGCCGATCCTGGTCTTCGAGCTGCTCGCCGAGGGCAATATCGCCCGCGCCGTCAAGGGTGAGAAGATCGGCACGCTCGTGAGCGACCAGGGCACCCGGGCCTGA
- a CDS encoding LOG family protein: MVNGYIDTEIETLAEFDRVAARGSLSGYRVQSVNLMERTFALLSADTSAAVFLGCAMEPDASAKVRADGALVFPPVPDLPFDPYRGLLYGADELFAGLADGYETTPDAQSYAWFQESKADGDIFSSMLRSIHDDAVSDALDEHLAGARVVGVMGGHAMARGGLDYQGAAELGRELARSGLTVATGGGPGAMEAANLGAYLAPAPDEALAEALEILAKAPSFVPSVSDWARAAFAVRDRWPGGGDSVGIPTWFYGHEPPNAFAGHIAKYFANATREDGLLARSNAGVVFLPGAAGTLQEIFDNATPNYYGSRGEPTPMVLVDRTHWTEHLPAWPLLQALARGRAMESRIALVDSVDEVPAVLAAMDVKN; this comes from the coding sequence ATGGTCAACGGATACATCGACACCGAGATCGAGACGCTCGCCGAGTTCGACCGGGTCGCGGCCCGCGGCTCGCTCAGCGGCTACCGGGTCCAGTCGGTCAACCTGATGGAGCGCACGTTCGCCCTCCTCTCCGCCGACACCTCCGCGGCCGTCTTCCTCGGCTGCGCGATGGAGCCCGACGCCTCGGCGAAGGTGCGCGCGGACGGCGCCCTCGTCTTCCCGCCCGTCCCGGACCTCCCCTTCGACCCGTACCGCGGTCTGCTGTACGGCGCCGACGAGCTGTTCGCGGGGCTGGCGGACGGCTACGAGACCACCCCGGACGCCCAGTCGTACGCCTGGTTCCAGGAGTCCAAGGCGGACGGCGACATCTTCTCCTCGATGCTGCGGTCGATCCACGACGACGCGGTCTCCGACGCCCTCGACGAACACCTCGCCGGCGCCCGGGTGGTGGGCGTCATGGGCGGCCACGCGATGGCCCGAGGCGGCCTCGACTACCAGGGCGCGGCAGAACTCGGCCGCGAACTGGCCCGGTCCGGACTGACGGTGGCCACCGGCGGCGGCCCGGGCGCGATGGAGGCGGCCAACCTCGGCGCCTACCTGGCGCCCGCCCCGGACGAGGCCCTGGCGGAGGCCCTGGAGATCCTGGCCAAGGCCCCTTCGTTCGTCCCCTCGGTCTCCGACTGGGCGCGGGCGGCCTTCGCCGTACGCGACCGCTGGCCCGGGGGCGGCGACTCCGTGGGCATCCCCACCTGGTTCTACGGGCACGAGCCGCCGAACGCCTTCGCCGGCCACATCGCCAAGTACTTCGCGAACGCCACCCGCGAGGACGGGCTGCTCGCCCGGTCGAACGCGGGCGTCGTCTTCCTGCCGGGCGCTGCGGGCACCCTCCAGGAGATATTCGACAACGCGACGCCGAACTACTACGGGTCGCGGGGCGAACCGACCCCGATGGTGCTCGTCGACCGTACGCACTGGACCGAGCACCTGCCGGCGTGGCCGCTGCTCCAGGCGCTGGCGCGCGGCCGGGCGATGGAGTCGCGGATCGCTCTGGTCGACTCGGTGGACGAGGTCCCCGCCGTGCTCGCGGCGATGGACGTGAAGAACTAG
- a CDS encoding ABC transporter ATP-binding protein — protein sequence MTLLELAGVSVRFGERAVVDAVDLEVAEHEVVCVLGPSGSGKSTLLRVVAGLQPVSAGRVLLGGADQARVPVHRRGVGLMFQDHQLFPHRDVGGNVAFGLRMRGSAGRPGRGSYEERVAELLELVGLPGAQGRPVASLSGGEQQRVALARALAPSPRLLMLDEPLGQLDRGLRERLVVELRELFSRLGTTVLAVTHDQGEAFALADRVVVMREGRIAQAGTPLEVWQRPASEFVARFLGFENVIPAVVAGGAAVTAWGEVRVPAGSPQGEQNLLIRPAGVVQAAAGLRCEVLARTFRGTHVALRLRPEAGPELEAECGLAGAPTVGDRVAVAFSPAEVVVLPAA from the coding sequence ATGACGTTGCTCGAACTGGCGGGGGTGTCGGTCCGCTTCGGTGAACGTGCCGTCGTGGACGCGGTCGACCTGGAGGTCGCCGAGCACGAGGTCGTGTGTGTGCTGGGGCCCAGCGGAAGCGGCAAGTCCACGTTGCTGCGGGTGGTGGCCGGGCTCCAGCCCGTCTCGGCGGGGCGGGTCCTGCTGGGCGGGGCGGACCAGGCGCGGGTGCCCGTGCACCGGCGCGGGGTGGGCCTGATGTTCCAGGACCACCAGCTGTTCCCGCACCGGGACGTGGGCGGGAACGTCGCGTTCGGGCTGCGCATGCGGGGCTCGGCCGGGAGGCCAGGCCGCGGATCGTACGAGGAGCGGGTCGCCGAGTTGCTGGAGCTGGTCGGGCTCCCGGGGGCCCAGGGCCGCCCGGTGGCCTCGCTGTCGGGCGGTGAGCAGCAGCGGGTCGCCCTGGCGCGGGCGCTGGCGCCGTCGCCGCGGCTGCTGATGCTGGACGAGCCGCTGGGCCAGCTGGACCGGGGGCTTCGGGAGCGGCTGGTGGTGGAGTTGCGGGAGCTGTTCTCCCGGCTCGGGACCACCGTGCTGGCCGTCACGCACGATCAGGGGGAGGCCTTCGCGCTGGCCGACCGGGTGGTGGTGATGCGGGAGGGGCGGATCGCGCAGGCCGGGACCCCGCTGGAGGTGTGGCAGCGGCCGGCTTCGGAGTTCGTGGCGCGGTTCCTCGGCTTCGAGAACGTGATCCCGGCCGTGGTGGCCGGCGGGGCCGCGGTGACGGCGTGGGGGGAGGTGCGGGTGCCGGCCGGGTCGCCGCAGGGGGAGCAGAACCTGCTGATCCGGCCCGCCGGGGTGGTGCAGGCGGCGGCCGGCCTGCGGTGCGAGGTGCTCGCGCGGACGTTCCGCGGGACGCATGTCGCACTGCGGCTGCGGCCGGAGGCGGGGCCGGAGCTGGAGGCGGAGTGCGGGCTGGCCGGGGCGCCGACGGTGGGCGACCGGGTCGCGGTGGCCTTCTCGCCGGCCGAGGTGGTCGTGCTCCCGGCGGCGTAG
- the rpsB gene encoding 30S ribosomal protein S2, whose translation MAVVTMRELLESGVHFGHQTRRWNPKMKRFIFTERNGIYIIDLLQSLSYIDRAYEFVKETVAHGGSIMFVGTKKQAQEAIAEQATRVGMPYVNQRWLGGMLTNFSTVYKRLQRLKELEAIDFEDVAASGLTKKELLVLSREKTKLEKTLGGIREMSKVPSAVWIVDTKKEHIAVGEARKLHIPVVAILDTNCDPDEVDYKIPGNDDAIRSVTLLTRVIADAVAEGLIARSGAATGDSKPGEKAAAEPLAEWERDLLEGEKKADDAEAAPAEAAVEAPAAEAVVEAPAADAEQA comes from the coding sequence ATGGCCGTCGTAACGATGCGGGAGCTGCTGGAAAGCGGCGTCCACTTCGGTCACCAGACCCGTCGCTGGAACCCGAAGATGAAGCGCTTCATCTTCACCGAGCGCAACGGCATCTACATCATCGACCTGCTCCAGTCGCTGTCGTACATCGACCGCGCCTACGAGTTCGTCAAGGAGACCGTCGCCCACGGCGGCTCCATCATGTTCGTCGGTACCAAGAAGCAGGCCCAGGAGGCCATCGCCGAGCAGGCGACGCGCGTTGGTATGCCGTACGTCAACCAGCGGTGGCTGGGTGGCATGCTCACCAACTTCTCCACCGTCTACAAGCGCCTCCAGCGTCTGAAGGAGCTTGAGGCGATCGACTTCGAGGACGTCGCCGCCTCGGGTCTCACCAAGAAGGAGCTCCTGGTCCTCTCCCGCGAGAAGACCAAGCTGGAGAAGACCCTCGGTGGTATCCGCGAGATGTCGAAGGTTCCCAGCGCCGTCTGGATCGTCGACACCAAGAAGGAGCACATCGCCGTCGGTGAGGCGCGCAAGCTCCACATCCCGGTCGTCGCGATCCTCGACACCAACTGCGACCCCGACGAGGTCGACTACAAGATCCCGGGCAACGACGACGCGATCCGCTCCGTCACCCTGCTCACCCGCGTGATCGCCGACGCCGTCGCCGAGGGCCTCATCGCCCGCTCCGGCGCTGCGACCGGTGACTCGAAGCCGGGCGAGAAGGCCGCCGCCGAGCCGCTCGCCGAGTGGGAGCGCGACCTGCTCGAGGGCGAGAAGAAGGCCGACGACGCCGAGGCCGCCCCGGCCGAGGCCGCTGTCGAGGCCCCCGCGGCCGAGGCCGTCGTCGAGGCTCCGGCCGCCGACGCCGAGCAGGCCTGA
- the tsf gene encoding translation elongation factor Ts, with the protein MANYTAADVKKLRELTGAGMLDCKNALVDSDGDVDKAVEALRIKGQKGVAKREGRSAENGAVVSLIADDNTSGVIVELKCETDFVAKGEKFLAVANELAAHVAATSPADIETLLASEIAPGKTVTAFVDEANANLGEKIVLDRFAQFTGGYVTAYMHRTMPDLPFQIGVLVELDKPNAEVARGVAQHIAAFAPKWLSAEDVPAEVVESERRVAEEVTRAEGKPEAALPKIVEGRVNGFFRDNTLLGQAYALDAKKSVQKVLDEAGVTLVRFSRIKVGI; encoded by the coding sequence ATGGCGAACTACACCGCCGCTGACGTCAAGAAGCTCCGCGAGCTCACCGGCGCCGGCATGCTGGACTGCAAGAACGCGCTGGTCGACTCCGACGGTGACGTCGACAAGGCCGTCGAGGCGCTCCGTATCAAGGGTCAGAAGGGCGTCGCCAAGCGCGAGGGCCGTTCCGCCGAGAACGGTGCCGTCGTGTCCCTCATCGCCGACGACAACACCTCCGGTGTCATCGTCGAGCTGAAGTGCGAGACGGACTTCGTCGCGAAGGGCGAGAAGTTCCTCGCCGTCGCCAACGAGCTGGCCGCGCACGTCGCCGCCACCTCCCCGGCCGACATCGAGACGCTCCTCGCGTCCGAGATCGCCCCCGGCAAGACCGTCACGGCCTTCGTGGACGAGGCGAACGCCAACCTCGGCGAGAAGATCGTCCTGGACCGCTTCGCGCAGTTCACCGGCGGTTACGTCACGGCGTACATGCACCGCACCATGCCCGACCTGCCGTTCCAGATCGGTGTCCTGGTCGAGCTGGACAAGCCCAACGCCGAGGTCGCCCGCGGCGTCGCGCAGCACATCGCCGCGTTCGCGCCGAAGTGGCTGTCCGCCGAGGACGTCCCGGCCGAGGTCGTCGAGTCCGAGCGCCGCGTCGCCGAAGAGGTCACCCGCGCGGAGGGCAAGCCCGAGGCCGCCCTGCCGAAGATCGTCGAGGGTCGTGTCAACGGCTTCTTCCGCGACAACACGCTGCTCGGCCAGGCGTACGCCCTGGACGCCAAGAAGTCCGTCCAGAAGGTTCTGGACGAGGCCGGTGTCACCCTGGTGCGTTTCTCGCGCATCAAGGTCGGCATCTGA
- a CDS encoding ABC transporter permease, with translation MVLARREVARESARGTAVRLLLMAVPLAFFGLFFAYPVAAIVGRGIKTDEGWQFGRIGEVLARPDIADVLWFTTWQALASTALTLLIALPGAYVFARFEFPGKQLLRAVVTVPFVLPTVVVGTAFLALVGRGGLLDEVWGVRLDTTVWAILLAHVFFNYAVVVRTVGGLWAQLDPRQEEAARVLGAGRFAAWRRVTLPALGPAVAAASLMVFLFTFTSFGVVQILGGPSYATLEVEVYRQTAQLLDLPTAAVLTMVQFAAVGLILGIHAWTVRRRETALRLVDPARTAHRVRGPGQRALLGGVLLTVALLIVAPLAVLVERSLDAPGGYGFGFYRALQDVGAGGGTFLVPPLEAIWNSLQYALAATAIALAVGGLAAAALTRRGGRFVRGFDALLMLPLGVSAVTVGFGFLITLDEPPLDLRTSWILVPLAQALVGVPFVVRTMLPVLRAVDGRLREAAAVLGASPLRAWREVDLPLVRRALLIAAGFAFAVSLGEFGATVFIARPDRPTLPVAVARLLGRAGEMNYGQAMALSTILMLVCAAALLVLERLRPDKTSGEF, from the coding sequence ATGGTCCTCGCTCGTCGTGAAGTAGCACGCGAGAGCGCGCGCGGCACGGCCGTCCGGCTCCTGCTGATGGCCGTGCCGCTCGCCTTCTTCGGGCTGTTCTTCGCGTATCCCGTGGCCGCGATCGTGGGCCGCGGGATCAAGACCGACGAGGGATGGCAGTTCGGCCGGATCGGCGAGGTGCTGGCCCGGCCCGACATCGCCGACGTGCTCTGGTTCACCACCTGGCAGGCGCTCGCGTCGACGGCGCTCACGCTCCTGATCGCACTCCCCGGCGCGTACGTGTTCGCGCGCTTCGAGTTCCCCGGCAAGCAACTGCTGCGGGCGGTGGTCACCGTCCCGTTCGTGCTGCCGACGGTGGTCGTCGGCACGGCGTTCCTGGCGCTGGTCGGGCGGGGAGGGCTGCTGGACGAGGTGTGGGGCGTCCGGCTGGACACCACCGTGTGGGCGATCCTGCTCGCGCACGTCTTCTTCAACTACGCCGTCGTCGTACGGACGGTCGGCGGGCTGTGGGCGCAGCTGGACCCGCGCCAGGAGGAGGCCGCACGGGTCCTCGGCGCCGGACGGTTCGCCGCCTGGCGGCGGGTGACCCTGCCCGCGCTCGGGCCGGCGGTGGCCGCGGCCTCGCTGATGGTGTTCCTGTTCACGTTCACCTCCTTCGGCGTCGTGCAGATCCTCGGCGGGCCCTCGTACGCCACCTTGGAGGTGGAGGTCTACCGGCAGACCGCGCAGCTGCTGGACCTGCCGACGGCCGCCGTCCTCACGATGGTCCAGTTCGCGGCGGTCGGCCTGATCCTCGGTATCCACGCCTGGACCGTGCGCCGGCGCGAGACCGCCCTGCGGCTCGTCGATCCGGCGCGGACCGCGCACCGGGTCCGCGGGCCGGGGCAGCGCGCCCTGCTGGGCGGGGTGCTGCTGACGGTGGCGCTGCTGATCGTGGCCCCGCTGGCGGTGCTGGTGGAGCGCTCCCTCGATGCGCCGGGCGGGTACGGGTTCGGGTTCTACCGGGCGCTCCAGGACGTGGGCGCGGGTGGCGGAACGTTTCTGGTGCCGCCGCTGGAGGCCATTTGGAACTCCCTCCAGTACGCGCTCGCCGCCACGGCCATCGCCTTGGCTGTCGGGGGGCTCGCGGCGGCGGCGCTGACCCGGCGCGGGGGCCGGTTCGTGCGCGGGTTCGACGCGCTGCTGATGCTTCCGCTGGGGGTCTCGGCGGTGACCGTCGGTTTCGGGTTCCTGATCACCCTGGACGAGCCCCCGCTGGACCTGCGGACCTCGTGGATCCTGGTGCCGCTCGCGCAGGCGCTGGTCGGCGTGCCGTTCGTCGTACGGACCATGCTGCCGGTACTGCGCGCCGTGGACGGGCGGCTGCGCGAGGCCGCCGCCGTGCTGGGGGCGTCTCCGCTGCGGGCCTGGCGGGAGGTGGACCTGCCGCTGGTGCGGCGGGCGCTGCTCATCGCGGCCGGATTCGCCTTCGCCGTCTCGCTCGGGGAGTTCGGGGCGACCGTCTTCATCGCCCGGCCCGACCGGCCGACGCTGCCGGTGGCCGTGGCGCGGTTGCTGGGGCGGGCGGGTGAGATGAACTACGGGCAGGCGATGGCCCTGAGCACGATCTTGATGCTGGTGTGCGCGGCGGCCCTGCTGGTGCTGGAGCGCCTGCGGCCCGACAAGACCTCGGGAGAGTTCTGA
- a CDS encoding thiamine ABC transporter substrate-binding protein — protein MSTTKKFAGAALAAALGVATLSACGGGGKDESASGESGAPKSKTVTLVSHDSFNVTDTVLKEFEQQSGYTVKVLKSGDAGAALNQEILTKGSPRGDVFFGVDNTLLSRALDNGIFTPYEVKGLADVKPEYVLDKEHRVTPVDSGDICVNYDKAYFADKKIAPPQTLDDLVKPEYKNLLVTENAATSSPGLGFLLASVGKYGEEGWKDYWSKLKANGVEVVDGWEQAYNERFSGSAGGKKAKGDRPLVVSYASSPPVEVLYGEPQPAEAPTGVATGTCFRQVEFAGLLKGAKNEEGGKALLDFLVSKKFQEDMPLQMFVNPVVKDAKLPELFTKHGVVIEKPENVAPETIAKNREQWVKAWSSLVVK, from the coding sequence GTGAGCACCACCAAGAAGTTCGCGGGCGCCGCGCTCGCGGCCGCGCTCGGCGTCGCCACGCTCAGCGCCTGCGGCGGCGGGGGCAAGGACGAGTCCGCCTCCGGCGAGAGCGGCGCGCCGAAGTCCAAGACGGTCACGCTCGTCTCGCACGACTCCTTCAACGTGACCGACACGGTCCTCAAGGAGTTCGAGCAGCAGAGCGGCTACACGGTCAAGGTCCTGAAGTCCGGGGACGCGGGCGCCGCCCTCAACCAGGAGATCCTCACCAAGGGCTCGCCGCGCGGCGACGTCTTCTTCGGTGTGGACAACACGCTGCTCTCGCGCGCCCTCGACAACGGCATCTTCACCCCGTACGAGGTCAAGGGCCTGGCCGACGTGAAGCCCGAGTACGTGCTCGACAAGGAGCACCGGGTCACCCCGGTCGACTCCGGCGACATCTGCGTCAACTACGACAAGGCGTACTTCGCCGACAAGAAGATCGCCCCGCCGCAGACGCTGGACGACCTGGTCAAGCCGGAGTACAAGAACCTGCTGGTCACCGAGAACGCGGCGACCTCCTCGCCGGGCCTCGGCTTCCTGCTCGCCTCCGTCGGCAAGTACGGCGAGGAAGGCTGGAAGGACTACTGGAGCAAGCTCAAGGCCAACGGCGTCGAGGTCGTCGACGGCTGGGAGCAGGCCTACAACGAGCGTTTCTCCGGCTCCGCGGGCGGCAAGAAGGCCAAGGGCGACCGGCCGCTGGTCGTCTCGTACGCCTCCAGCCCGCCGGTCGAGGTCCTGTACGGGGAGCCGCAGCCGGCCGAGGCCCCCACGGGCGTGGCCACCGGCACCTGCTTCCGCCAGGTCGAGTTCGCGGGCCTGCTCAAGGGCGCGAAGAACGAGGAGGGCGGCAAGGCGCTCCTCGACTTCCTGGTGAGCAAGAAGTTCCAGGAGGACATGCCGCTGCAGATGTTCGTGAACCCGGTGGTCAAGGACGCGAAGCTGCCGGAGCTGTTCACGAAGCACGGCGTGGTCATCGAGAAGCCCGAGAACGTGGCTCCCGAGACGATCGCCAAGAACCGTGAGCAGTGGGTCAAGGCATGGTCCTCGCTCGTCGTGAAGTAG
- a CDS encoding phosphatidate cytidylyltransferase, translating to MNDSPWATEPVPAGPAYDALVGPHTRPMPIVPDAAGRDFDDREARDRGAATDGGPPFRAETLPQEPMPSPPPPPSQAPQDATPPPKKRAGRDLRAAIGVGVGLGAVIFASLFIVKAVFVGVIVVAVVVGLWELTSRLQEKKGIKAPLVPLAVGGAAMVIAGYVRGAEGAWVAMALTALAVLVWRMTEPPEDYLKDVTAGVFAAFYVPFLATFVAMLLTADDGPERVVTFLLLTVVSDTGAYAVGWRFGKTKLAPRISPGKTREGLFGAVAFAMAAGALCMEFLIDGGAWWQGLLLGLAVAVSATLGDLGESMIKRDLGIKDMGTLLPGHGGIMDRLDSLLPTAPVVWLLLAAFVGTG from the coding sequence ATGAACGACTCTCCCTGGGCCACGGAGCCGGTTCCGGCGGGTCCCGCATACGATGCGCTGGTGGGCCCGCACACTCGGCCCATGCCCATCGTGCCCGATGCCGCCGGCCGTGACTTCGACGACCGGGAAGCACGCGATCGGGGGGCCGCCACCGACGGCGGCCCCCCGTTCCGCGCCGAGACGCTGCCGCAGGAGCCCATGCCCAGCCCCCCGCCCCCGCCCTCGCAGGCACCGCAGGACGCCACGCCCCCGCCGAAGAAGCGGGCGGGGCGAGACCTGCGTGCCGCCATAGGGGTCGGTGTCGGCCTCGGTGCGGTGATCTTCGCTTCGCTGTTCATCGTCAAGGCGGTCTTCGTCGGCGTGATCGTCGTCGCGGTCGTCGTGGGCCTGTGGGAGCTGACCTCCCGGCTCCAGGAGAAGAAGGGCATCAAGGCGCCGCTCGTCCCGCTCGCGGTCGGCGGCGCCGCCATGGTCATCGCCGGATACGTCCGGGGGGCCGAGGGCGCCTGGGTGGCCATGGCCCTGACCGCGCTGGCGGTCCTGGTCTGGCGGATGACCGAACCGCCCGAGGACTACCTCAAGGACGTCACCGCGGGTGTCTTCGCGGCGTTCTACGTGCCCTTCCTGGCCACGTTCGTCGCGATGCTGCTCACCGCCGACGACGGTCCGGAGCGCGTGGTCACGTTCCTGCTGCTGACCGTGGTCAGCGACACCGGGGCGTACGCGGTGGGCTGGCGCTTCGGCAAGACCAAGCTGGCGCCGCGCATCAGCCCCGGCAAGACCCGCGAGGGGCTGTTCGGCGCGGTGGCCTTCGCGATGGCGGCCGGCGCGCTGTGCATGGAGTTCCTGATCGACGGGGGCGCCTGGTGGCAGGGTCTGCTACTCGGTCTCGCGGTCGCGGTCAGCGCCACGCTGGGTGACCTCGGCGAGTCGATGATCAAGCGGGACCTGGGCATCAAGGACATGGGCACGCTGCTCCCGGGCCACGGCGGCATCATGGACCGCCTCGACTCCCTGCTGCCGACCGCCCCGGTGGTGTGGCTGCTGCTCGCCGCCTTCGTCGGCACCGGCTGA
- a CDS encoding M23 family metallopeptidase, translating to MTTLLLTLLLTLAQALAPGARPLPPPLVVTRWWDPPPTPYAAGHRGVDLAAPVGAELRAVGPGRVHHAGQVAGRGVLSLTLPGGLRTTYEPVRPLVAEGEEVTTGQVVAVLTEGTHCTAPCLHWGLLSGTTYLNPLTLLPHPTPRLLPLTPADD from the coding sequence ATGACGACACTGCTGCTCACCCTGCTCCTGACCCTCGCCCAGGCACTCGCCCCGGGGGCCCGCCCGCTGCCGCCGCCCCTGGTGGTGACGCGCTGGTGGGACCCACCCCCGACCCCGTACGCGGCAGGGCACCGCGGGGTGGACCTGGCCGCCCCGGTGGGCGCCGAGCTGAGGGCGGTGGGCCCGGGCCGAGTGCACCACGCGGGACAGGTGGCCGGCCGCGGGGTCCTGTCCCTGACCCTCCCGGGCGGCCTGCGCACCACCTACGAACCGGTCCGGCCGCTGGTCGCCGAGGGCGAGGAGGTCACGACGGGCCAGGTGGTGGCCGTCCTCACCGAAGGCACGCACTGCACGGCACCCTGCCTCCACTGGGGCCTCCTGTCAGGCACGACGTACCTGAACCCGCTGACCCTGCTCCCCCACCCGACACCAAGGCTCCTGCCACTGACCCCGGCGGACGACTGA